One window from the genome of Rhea pennata isolate bPtePen1 chromosome 16, bPtePen1.pri, whole genome shotgun sequence encodes:
- the NCOA6 gene encoding nuclear receptor coactivator 6 isoform X4, which yields MVLDDLPNLKDSCTSLYSSTMEDLEVDFDSGLEEDELKQETAPEDSTIFVAFKGNIGDRDFEQKLSIILENVPGLLHMESSKLKLQKIEPWNSVRVTFNIPREAAERLRILAQNNNQQLRDLGIISVQIEGEGAINLALAQNRSQDVRINGPLGGNNSIRMETGFPMQGGQGLIRMSNAAAVMMSQSGNVPSSMIASGASTELQPRTPRPSSQPDAMDPLLSGLNIQQQNHPSGSLAPQLHSMQSVPVNRQMNSANFQQLQQQPQLQTRPPQPHQQPQQGIRPSFSSPAQVPVPPGWNQLPSGALQPPPTQGALGTLTVNQGWKKAPLPGQMQQQLQARPSLATVQTPTHPPPPYPFGSQQASQAHSNFPQMSNSGQFTAPQMKTLQGGPSRVSTPLQQPHLTNKSPASSPSSFQQGSPASSPTVNQTQQQMGPRPPQSSTLPQGFQQPVSSPSRNPMVQQGNVPPNFMVMQQQNQGPQGLHPGLGGMPKRLPPGFPAGQANQNFMQSQVPSTAPGTPVNSGAPQLQTSQNVQHAGGQGSGPSQNQMQAPHGPPNMMQTNLMGLHGNMNNQQAGASGVPQVNMANMQGQPQQGPQSQLMGMHQQIASSQGQMVNIQTQGSLNPQNQMILSRTQLMPQGQMMVTPQNQNLGPSPQRMTPPKQIIPQQGQQMMSAHSQMMGPQGQVLLQQNSMMEQMMTTQMQGNKQPFSTQNQSNVMTGPAQLMRGPTPNMQGNMVQFSGQMMAQQGPVNGNPSQVMGIQGQVLRPTGPGPHISQQLGDTTTTTSNDVNLTQMLPDVPVQQPNMVPSHMQAIQGNNNASGSHFSGHGLPFNTPFGGTPNGNQISCGQNPGFPVNKDVTLTSPLLVNLLQSDISAGHFGVNNKQSNQNANKPKKKKPPRKKKNNQQLEQTSSSEPHPAGLEENDQSSISGEQGMSLDNTGPKLSDFASRPPGYPQPVEQRQLQQMPAQLMPHTQQPQPQQQQPQPPPQQAQAPPQTQQQQQQMMMMLMMQQDPKSVRLPVPQGVHQPRGPLNPDAQRMPMQQSGNMSVMVNLQGPGSVPPSPDKQRISLPGNPPLGNNARKMIYQDNVQNPSSSPLGEVSSVSSLPEGGAEGPPTSGAQNNLTSHLVVSQNQLMMTGPKPGPSPLSAAQGASPQQQSNSLPGTLTHHFPNVAAPSQTSRPKTPNRASPRPYYPQTPNNRPPSTEPSEISLSPERLNASIAGLFPPQINIPLPPRPNLNRGFDQQGLNPTTLKAIGQAPSNLTVNSQSSFAAPQPHKLEGVVINSGKQTTTGGTKRASPSNSRRSSPGSSRKTTPSPGRQNSKAAKLALTTQQNPPLLQNMELQRNMMVGPSLPTPVTTSFQNNNMLNNQNPAISLPVMTGIPEDGKESLNAPQDNECQNAQGVPGNKDSPNIELKGIPTPEIKMLVPEEQLKKDGQSSDTSKLPALEESKPMVSPAMREAPTSLSQLLDNSGAPNVTIKPPGLTSLEMAPIVPAGEELKKIAVIPPLQDSSSGKETSNSLSLPQNNESCSNPGHQELGEINSNVTQNVPPVIQRPVNSSSISASLPPNQITVFVTSNPITSSANTSAPLPSHLQPTLVSTVVTMPNVGNKVMVSEGQSAVQSNARPQFITPVFINSSSIIQVMKGSQPSTIPAAPITSNSSLMPQSVAVVGPLHIPQNIKFSSGPAPPSTSSSSLVPNIPTSRPLVLNPMVPPIQLPSPATTSSNVSSHLPAQQVKDFSPDEASSQSGGSTDQCSVTATQSGPGVSPLLTSSPGSGNRRSPVSSSKGKGKVDKIGQLLLTKACKKVTGSLEKGEEQYALDGETEGQGLEMSVPNSLGTEQSPAELENKTVTSPAPSLIKQSTSGPGNLSVSAAAASASVSPSLSTNTPATNVLSVVTTPAVPELVPAAPSTNGSNHGNLSAEQSGIGLVEEKTGAHQELLQNTELETNAPVVAGQRLQ from the exons aatccAGCAAGTTAAAACTGCAGAAGATAGAGCCTTGGAACAGTGTACGTGTTACATTTAATATACCCCGTGAAGCTGCAGAGCGGCTGCGAATTTTAGCTCAGAATAATAACCAACAGCTTCGTGACCTGGGAATTATCTCAGTTCAGATTGAAG GGGAAGGTGCTATCAACTTGGCCTTAGCTCAGAACAGAAGCCAAGATGTCCGAATCAATGGGCCCCTGGGAGGAAACAATTCCATACGAATGGAAACGGGATTTCCCATGCAAGGGGGTCAAG gtTTAATAAGAATGAGCAATGCTGCAGCTGTCATGATGTCCCAGAGTGGAAATGTACCCTCCTCTATGATAGCAAGTGGTGCTAGTACTGAGCTGCAGCCAAGAACACCTCGACCTTCCTCACAGCCAG ATGCAATGGACCCACTCTTATCTGGGCTAAATATCCAGCAGCAAAATCATCCATCTGGATCTTTAGCTCCGCAGCTCCATTCAATGCAGTCAGTTCCTGTAAACAGGCAAATGAACTCAGCCAACTTTCAGCAACTACAGCAACAGCCACAGTTGCAGACACGTCCTCCCCAGCCACatcagcagccacagcagggtATTCgaccttcattttcttcaccAGCGCAGGTTCCAGTTCCCCCTGGCTGGAACCAGCTTCCCTCTGGAGCACTTCAGCCTCCTCCAACCCAGGGAGCACTGGGTACATTGACAGTAAACCAGGGATGGAAAAAGGCCCCGTTGCCTGGACAAATGCAGCAGCAACTTCAAGCAAGACCATCTTTAGCAACAGTACAAACTCCTACTCACCCTCCACCTCCATATCCTTTTGGAAGCCAGCAAGCTTCCCAGGCTCACTCAAACTTTCCCCAAATGAGCAATTCTGGCCAATTTACTGCTCctcaaatgaaaacacttcagGGAGGGCCCTCACGGGTTTCTACACCACTACAACAACCCCACCTGACCAACAAGTCtcctgcttcctctccctcctccttccagcaGGGATCTCCTGCATCATCTCCAACAGTTAaccaaacacagcagcagaTGGGACCAAGGCCTCCCCAGAGTAGCACACTCCCCCAGGGATTTCAACAGCCTGTCAGTTCTCCTAGCCGTAATCCTATGGTGCAACAGGGGAATGTACCCCCCAACTTCATGGTGATGCAGCAGCAAAACCAGGGTCCGCAAGGTTTACACCCTGGCTTAGGAG GAATGCCCAAGCGCCTCCCACCTGGGTTCCCTGCAGGCCAGGCTAATCAGAACTTCATGCAAAGTCAGGTGCCTTCCACAGCGCCAGGAACACCAGTGAACAGTGGAGCTCCACAACTACAAACCAGCCAAAACGTGCAGCATGCAG GTGGCCAGGGGTCTGGACCTTCTCAAAATCAGATGCAGGCACCACACGGCCCACCAAATATGATGCAGACCAATCTAATGGGACTTCATGGAAATATGAACAACCAGCAAGCTGGTGCTAGTGGGGTGCCACAAGTTAACATGGCCAATATGCAGGGACAGCCTCAGCAAGGACCACAGTCTCAACTTATGGGAATGCATCAACAAATTGCATCGTCTCAAGGACAGATGGTGAACATTCAGACTCAGGGATCATTGAACCCTCAAAACCAGATGATACTTTCTCGAACACAACTCATGCCACAAGGTCAAATGATGGTAACGccacaaaaccaaaatcttGGTCCTTCACCTCAAAGAATGACCCCACCCAAACAGATTATTCCCCAGCAGGGACAACAGATGATGTCTGCACACAGTCAGATGATGGGACCTCAAGGCCAGGTCTTGTTGCAGCAGAACTCAATGATGGAACAGATGATGACCACTCAGATGCAAGGAAATAAACAGCCTTTTAGCACTCAAAACCAGTCCAATGTTATGACGGGGCCAGCTCAACTGATGAGAGGACCAACTCCAAACATGCAAGGAAACATGGTGCAGTTCTCTGGACAGATGATGGCACAGCAAGGCCCTGTGAATGGTAATCCTTCTCAGGTTATGGGAATCCAAGGGCAAGTTTTAAGACCTACTGGACCTGGCCCCCACATATCTCAGCAGCTTGGAGACACTACTACTACAACAAGTAATGATGTGAACTTGACACAGATGTTACCTGATGTTCCTGTGCAGCAACCAAATATGGTGCCTTCGCATATGCAAGCAATCCAAGGAAACAACAATGCTTCAGGGAGTCATTTTTCTGGACACGGGCTGCCTTTCAATACCCCATTTGGTGGAACACCAAATGGGAATCAGATTTCCTGCGGACAGAATCCTGGTTTTCCTGTTAATAAAGATGTCACGCTCACAAGCCCACTCTTGGTTAACCTTCTACAAAGTGATATATCTGCAGGGCATTTTGGTGTGAACAACAAACAGAGTAATCAGAATGCCAATAAGCCGAAGAAGAAGAAGCCtccaaggaagaagaaaaataatcaacagCTAGAACAAACAAG ttcttcagAACCACATCCAGCTGGCTTGGAGGAGAATGATCAGTCATCCATATCTGGAGAGCAGGGAATGAGTCTAGATAATACAGGCCCTAAACTTTCAGATTTTGCAAGTAGGCCACCAG GCTATCCTCAGCCAGTGGAACAAAGACAACTTCAGCAGATGCCAGCTCAACTTATGCCACACACACAGCAGCCccagccgcagcagcagcagccacagccaccaccacaaCAGGCACAGGCACCACCACAGacgcagcagcagcaacagcaaatgATGATGATGCTTATGATGCAGCAGGATCCCAAATCAGTCAGGCTTCCCGTGCCACAGGGAGTTCATCAACCTAGAGGGCCTCTGAATCCAGATGCTCAACGAATGCCAATGCAGCAGAGTGGTAACATGTCAGTAATGGTTAACTTACAAGGTCCTGGATCGGTGCCCCCATCTCCTGATAAACAGAGGATATCCTTGCCAGGCAATCCTCCTCTGGGaaataatgcaagaaaaatgatttatcaAGATAATGTACAGAATCCTTCCAGCTCACCTCTGGGAGAGGTTTCATCAGTATCTTCCCTTCCAGAAGGTGGAGCTGAAGGCCCACCAACATCAGGAGCTCAGAATAATTTGACATCTCATTTAGTAGTTTCACAAAACCAATTAATGATGACTGGACCCAAACCTGGACCATCCCCACTTTCAGCTGCCCAAGGTGCAAGTCCTCAGCAGCAATCTAATTCTCTGCCTGGCACTCTTACACACCATTTTCCAAATGTTGCTGCCCCATCACAAACTTCGAGGCCTAAAACCCCGAACAGAGCAAGCCCAAGGCCATACTATCCTCAGACTCCTAATAATCGTCCACCTAGCACAGAGCCTTCGGAAATAAGCTTGTCTCCAGAAAGACTCAATGCTTCTATAGCTggtctttttcctcctcaaattAATATTCCTTTACCTCCCAGGCCTAATCTCAATAGAGGATTTGATCAGCAGGGTCTTAATCCGACTACTCTGAAGGCCATTGGACAAGCCCCATCAAATCTCACAGTTAACAGTCAGTCTAGTTTTGCTGCTCCACAGCCACACAAATTGGAAGGTGTAGTTATTAATTCAGGAAAGCAAACCACCACTGGAGGAACAAAGAGAGCAAGTCCAAGCAATAGTCGAAGGTCCAGTCCTGGATCCAGTAGGAAAACTACACCAAGCCCTGGCAGACaaaattcaaaagcagcaaagttAGCATTGACAACGCAGCAGAATCCACCTCTCTTGCAGAACATGgaattacaaagaaatatgATGGTTGGCCCCTCTTTGCCAACACCTGTGACtacaagttttcaaaataataacatGCTAAATAATCAGAATCCTGCAATTTCTCTACCTGTTATGACTGGCATTCCTGAGGATGGTAAAGAGAGCCTTAATGCTCCTCAAGATAATGAGTGTCAAAATGCACAAGGCGTCCCAGGTAACAAAGATTCGCCCAATATTGAACTGAAAGGCATCCCTAccccagaaataaaaatgttagttCCAGAAGAACAGTTGAAAAAAGATGGACAGTCCTCGGACACTAGTAAGCTTCCTGCTTTGGAAGAAAGCAAACCTATGGTATCTCCAGCTATGAGGGAGGCACCAACTTCTCTAAGTCAGCTTCTTGATAATTCTGGAGCTCCTAATGTAACCATTAAGCCCCCTGGGCTGACTAGTCTTGAAATGGCACCAATAGTCCCTGCTGGGGAGGAACTGAAGAAGATAGCTGTCATTCCTCCACTACAAGATTCATCCTCTGGCAAAGAGACTTCTAACTCACTTAGTTTGCCTCAAAATAATGAGTCCTGTTCAAATCCAGGGCACCAGGAACTGGGAGAAATAAACTCAAACGTTACACAAAACGTTCCTCCAGTAATACAAAGACCTGTTAACTCTTCTTCAATTTCAGCTTCTTTACCGCCCAACCAGATAACAGTTTTTGTAACTTCAAACCCTATTACATCATCTGCTAATACATCAGCACCACTGCCATCTCACTTGCAGCCTACGTTAGTATCTACTGTTGTCACAATGCCTAATGTAGGAAACAAAGTTATGGTTTCTGAGGGACAGTCAGCAGTTCAGTCCAATGCCCGGCCACAGTTCATTACACCTGTTTTTATAAACTCATCATCAATAATTCAGGTTATGAAAGGCTCTCAACCAAGTACAATTCCAGCAGCCCCAATTACTTCTAACTCTAGTCTGATGCCTCAGTCAGTGGCAGTTGTTGGACCTTTGCATATACCACAGAACATAAAGTTCTCGTCTGGACCTGCTCCCCCTAGCACATCATCTAGCAGTCTTGTTCCTAATATTCCAACAAGCAGGCCACTGGTTCTTAATCCAATGGTGCCTCCTATTCAGCTGCCTTCTCCTGCTACAACTTCTTCAAATGTTTCTTCACATCTTCCTGCTCAACAAGTCAAAGACTTtagccctgatgaggcctctTCTCAAAGTGGTGGGTCAACTGACCAGTGTTCTGTTACAGCAACACAGTCTGGACCTGGTGTTTCACCTCTTCTCACAAGTAGTCCAGGATCTGGGAATAGACGAAGTCCTGTTTCATCGAgtaaaggaaagggaaaagtaGACAAGATTGGCCAACTTTTACTGACTAAAGCATGCAAGAAAGTCACCGGCTCCcttgagaaaggagaagaacaaTATGCTTTGGATGGAGAAACAGAGGGTCAGGGACTAGAAATGTCAGTCCCAAATAGTTTGGGAACAGAGCAATCACCAGCagaactagaaaataaaactgtgacATCTCCAGCACCCAGTCTTATAAAACAGAGCACTTCTGGGCCTGGCAATCTGAGTGTTagcgctgctgctgcttctgcttctgtaTCTCCAAGCTTATCAACAAACACTCCTGCTACAAACGTACTGTCGGTTGTAACCACTCCAGCAGTCCCAGAACTTGTACCTGCAGCACCAAGTACTAATGGTAGTAACCATGGCAATTTGTCAGCAGAGCAAAGTGGAATTGGTTTGGtggaggaaaaaacaggagCACATCAGGAACTGCTCCAAAATACAG
- the NCOA6 gene encoding nuclear receptor coactivator 6 isoform X5 — protein sequence MVLDDLPNLKDSCTSLYSSTMEDLEVDFDSGLEEDELKQETAPEDSTIFVAFKGNIGDRDFEQKLSIILENVPGLLHMESSKLKLQKIEPWNSVRVTFNIPREAAERLRILAQNNNQQLRDLGIISVQIEGEGAINLALAQNRSQDVRINGPLGGNNSIRMETGFPMQGGQGLIRMSNAAAVMMSQSGNVPSSMIASGASTELQPRTPRPSSQPGMPKRLPPGFPAGQANQNFMQSQVPSTAPGTPVNSGAPQLQTSQNVQHAGGQGSGPSQNQMQAPHGPPNMMQTNLMGLHGNMNNQQAGASGVPQVNMANMQGQPQQGPQSQLMGMHQQIASSQGQMVNIQTQGSLNPQNQMILSRTQLMPQGQMMVTPQNQNLGPSPQRMTPPKQIIPQQGQQMMSAHSQMMGPQGQVLLQQNSMMEQMMTTQMQGNKQPFSTQNQSNVMTGPAQLMRGPTPNMQGNMVQFSGQMMAQQGPVNGNPSQVMGIQGQVLRPTGPGPHISQQLGDTTTTTSNDVNLTQMLPDVPVQQPNMVPSHMQAIQGNNNASGSHFSGHGLPFNTPFGGTPNGNQISCGQNPGFPVNKDVTLTSPLLVNLLQSDISAGHFGVNNKQSNQNANKPKKKKPPRKKKNNQQLEQTSSSEPHPAGLEENDQSSISGEQGMSLDNTGPKLSDFASRPPGYPQPVEQRQLQQMPAQLMPHTQQPQPQQQQPQPPPQQAQAPPQTQQQQQQMMMMLMMQQDPKSVRLPVPQGVHQPRGPLNPDAQRMPMQQSGNMSVMVNLQGPGSVPPSPDKQRISLPGNPPLGNNARKMIYQDNVQNPSSSPLGEVSSVSSLPEGGAEGPPTSGAQNNLTSHLVVSQNQLMMTGPKPGPSPLSAAQGASPQQQSNSLPGTLTHHFPNVAAPSQTSRPKTPNRASPRPYYPQTPNNRPPSTEPSEISLSPERLNASIAGLFPPQINIPLPPRPNLNRGFDQQGLNPTTLKAIGQAPSNLTVNSQSSFAAPQPHKLEGVVINSGKQTTTGGTKRASPSNSRRSSPGSSRKTTPSPGRQNSKAAKLALTTQQNPPLLQNMELQRNMMVGPSLPTPVTTSFQNNNMLNNQNPAISLPVMTGIPEDGKESLNAPQDNECQNAQGVPGNKDSPNIELKGIPTPEIKMLVPEEQLKKDGQSSDTSKLPALEESKPMVSPAMREAPTSLSQLLDNSGAPNVTIKPPGLTSLEMAPIVPAGEELKKIAVIPPLQDSSSGKETSNSLSLPQNNESCSNPGHQELGEINSNVTQNVPPVIQRPVNSSSISASLPPNQITVFVTSNPITSSANTSAPLPSHLQPTLVSTVVTMPNVGNKVMVSEGQSAVQSNARPQFITPVFINSSSIIQVMKGSQPSTIPAAPITSNSSLMPQSVAVVGPLHIPQNIKFSSGPAPPSTSSSSLVPNIPTSRPLVLNPMVPPIQLPSPATTSSNVSSHLPAQQVKDFSPDEASSQSGGSTDQCSVTATQSGPGVSPLLTSSPGSGNRRSPVSSSKGKGKVDKIGQLLLTKACKKVTGSLEKGEEQYALDGETEGQGLEMSVPNSLGTEQSPAELENKTVTSPAPSLIKQSTSGPGNLSVSAAAASASVSPSLSTNTPATNVLSVVTTPAVPELVPAAPSTNGSNHGNLSAEQSGIGLVEEKTGAHQELLQNTASSHHLAQKKSSVTTSESTVQRTELETNAPVVAGQSNETKENCEKSKTPSRRNSRTEDSAASQETVENGQRKRSSRPASASSTAKETSASAMQSKRRKSK from the exons aatccAGCAAGTTAAAACTGCAGAAGATAGAGCCTTGGAACAGTGTACGTGTTACATTTAATATACCCCGTGAAGCTGCAGAGCGGCTGCGAATTTTAGCTCAGAATAATAACCAACAGCTTCGTGACCTGGGAATTATCTCAGTTCAGATTGAAG GGGAAGGTGCTATCAACTTGGCCTTAGCTCAGAACAGAAGCCAAGATGTCCGAATCAATGGGCCCCTGGGAGGAAACAATTCCATACGAATGGAAACGGGATTTCCCATGCAAGGGGGTCAAG gtTTAATAAGAATGAGCAATGCTGCAGCTGTCATGATGTCCCAGAGTGGAAATGTACCCTCCTCTATGATAGCAAGTGGTGCTAGTACTGAGCTGCAGCCAAGAACACCTCGACCTTCCTCACAGCCAG GAATGCCCAAGCGCCTCCCACCTGGGTTCCCTGCAGGCCAGGCTAATCAGAACTTCATGCAAAGTCAGGTGCCTTCCACAGCGCCAGGAACACCAGTGAACAGTGGAGCTCCACAACTACAAACCAGCCAAAACGTGCAGCATGCAG GTGGCCAGGGGTCTGGACCTTCTCAAAATCAGATGCAGGCACCACACGGCCCACCAAATATGATGCAGACCAATCTAATGGGACTTCATGGAAATATGAACAACCAGCAAGCTGGTGCTAGTGGGGTGCCACAAGTTAACATGGCCAATATGCAGGGACAGCCTCAGCAAGGACCACAGTCTCAACTTATGGGAATGCATCAACAAATTGCATCGTCTCAAGGACAGATGGTGAACATTCAGACTCAGGGATCATTGAACCCTCAAAACCAGATGATACTTTCTCGAACACAACTCATGCCACAAGGTCAAATGATGGTAACGccacaaaaccaaaatcttGGTCCTTCACCTCAAAGAATGACCCCACCCAAACAGATTATTCCCCAGCAGGGACAACAGATGATGTCTGCACACAGTCAGATGATGGGACCTCAAGGCCAGGTCTTGTTGCAGCAGAACTCAATGATGGAACAGATGATGACCACTCAGATGCAAGGAAATAAACAGCCTTTTAGCACTCAAAACCAGTCCAATGTTATGACGGGGCCAGCTCAACTGATGAGAGGACCAACTCCAAACATGCAAGGAAACATGGTGCAGTTCTCTGGACAGATGATGGCACAGCAAGGCCCTGTGAATGGTAATCCTTCTCAGGTTATGGGAATCCAAGGGCAAGTTTTAAGACCTACTGGACCTGGCCCCCACATATCTCAGCAGCTTGGAGACACTACTACTACAACAAGTAATGATGTGAACTTGACACAGATGTTACCTGATGTTCCTGTGCAGCAACCAAATATGGTGCCTTCGCATATGCAAGCAATCCAAGGAAACAACAATGCTTCAGGGAGTCATTTTTCTGGACACGGGCTGCCTTTCAATACCCCATTTGGTGGAACACCAAATGGGAATCAGATTTCCTGCGGACAGAATCCTGGTTTTCCTGTTAATAAAGATGTCACGCTCACAAGCCCACTCTTGGTTAACCTTCTACAAAGTGATATATCTGCAGGGCATTTTGGTGTGAACAACAAACAGAGTAATCAGAATGCCAATAAGCCGAAGAAGAAGAAGCCtccaaggaagaagaaaaataatcaacagCTAGAACAAACAAG ttcttcagAACCACATCCAGCTGGCTTGGAGGAGAATGATCAGTCATCCATATCTGGAGAGCAGGGAATGAGTCTAGATAATACAGGCCCTAAACTTTCAGATTTTGCAAGTAGGCCACCAG GCTATCCTCAGCCAGTGGAACAAAGACAACTTCAGCAGATGCCAGCTCAACTTATGCCACACACACAGCAGCCccagccgcagcagcagcagccacagccaccaccacaaCAGGCACAGGCACCACCACAGacgcagcagcagcaacagcaaatgATGATGATGCTTATGATGCAGCAGGATCCCAAATCAGTCAGGCTTCCCGTGCCACAGGGAGTTCATCAACCTAGAGGGCCTCTGAATCCAGATGCTCAACGAATGCCAATGCAGCAGAGTGGTAACATGTCAGTAATGGTTAACTTACAAGGTCCTGGATCGGTGCCCCCATCTCCTGATAAACAGAGGATATCCTTGCCAGGCAATCCTCCTCTGGGaaataatgcaagaaaaatgatttatcaAGATAATGTACAGAATCCTTCCAGCTCACCTCTGGGAGAGGTTTCATCAGTATCTTCCCTTCCAGAAGGTGGAGCTGAAGGCCCACCAACATCAGGAGCTCAGAATAATTTGACATCTCATTTAGTAGTTTCACAAAACCAATTAATGATGACTGGACCCAAACCTGGACCATCCCCACTTTCAGCTGCCCAAGGTGCAAGTCCTCAGCAGCAATCTAATTCTCTGCCTGGCACTCTTACACACCATTTTCCAAATGTTGCTGCCCCATCACAAACTTCGAGGCCTAAAACCCCGAACAGAGCAAGCCCAAGGCCATACTATCCTCAGACTCCTAATAATCGTCCACCTAGCACAGAGCCTTCGGAAATAAGCTTGTCTCCAGAAAGACTCAATGCTTCTATAGCTggtctttttcctcctcaaattAATATTCCTTTACCTCCCAGGCCTAATCTCAATAGAGGATTTGATCAGCAGGGTCTTAATCCGACTACTCTGAAGGCCATTGGACAAGCCCCATCAAATCTCACAGTTAACAGTCAGTCTAGTTTTGCTGCTCCACAGCCACACAAATTGGAAGGTGTAGTTATTAATTCAGGAAAGCAAACCACCACTGGAGGAACAAAGAGAGCAAGTCCAAGCAATAGTCGAAGGTCCAGTCCTGGATCCAGTAGGAAAACTACACCAAGCCCTGGCAGACaaaattcaaaagcagcaaagttAGCATTGACAACGCAGCAGAATCCACCTCTCTTGCAGAACATGgaattacaaagaaatatgATGGTTGGCCCCTCTTTGCCAACACCTGTGACtacaagttttcaaaataataacatGCTAAATAATCAGAATCCTGCAATTTCTCTACCTGTTATGACTGGCATTCCTGAGGATGGTAAAGAGAGCCTTAATGCTCCTCAAGATAATGAGTGTCAAAATGCACAAGGCGTCCCAGGTAACAAAGATTCGCCCAATATTGAACTGAAAGGCATCCCTAccccagaaataaaaatgttagttCCAGAAGAACAGTTGAAAAAAGATGGACAGTCCTCGGACACTAGTAAGCTTCCTGCTTTGGAAGAAAGCAAACCTATGGTATCTCCAGCTATGAGGGAGGCACCAACTTCTCTAAGTCAGCTTCTTGATAATTCTGGAGCTCCTAATGTAACCATTAAGCCCCCTGGGCTGACTAGTCTTGAAATGGCACCAATAGTCCCTGCTGGGGAGGAACTGAAGAAGATAGCTGTCATTCCTCCACTACAAGATTCATCCTCTGGCAAAGAGACTTCTAACTCACTTAGTTTGCCTCAAAATAATGAGTCCTGTTCAAATCCAGGGCACCAGGAACTGGGAGAAATAAACTCAAACGTTACACAAAACGTTCCTCCAGTAATACAAAGACCTGTTAACTCTTCTTCAATTTCAGCTTCTTTACCGCCCAACCAGATAACAGTTTTTGTAACTTCAAACCCTATTACATCATCTGCTAATACATCAGCACCACTGCCATCTCACTTGCAGCCTACGTTAGTATCTACTGTTGTCACAATGCCTAATGTAGGAAACAAAGTTATGGTTTCTGAGGGACAGTCAGCAGTTCAGTCCAATGCCCGGCCACAGTTCATTACACCTGTTTTTATAAACTCATCATCAATAATTCAGGTTATGAAAGGCTCTCAACCAAGTACAATTCCAGCAGCCCCAATTACTTCTAACTCTAGTCTGATGCCTCAGTCAGTGGCAGTTGTTGGACCTTTGCATATACCACAGAACATAAAGTTCTCGTCTGGACCTGCTCCCCCTAGCACATCATCTAGCAGTCTTGTTCCTAATATTCCAACAAGCAGGCCACTGGTTCTTAATCCAATGGTGCCTCCTATTCAGCTGCCTTCTCCTGCTACAACTTCTTCAAATGTTTCTTCACATCTTCCTGCTCAACAAGTCAAAGACTTtagccctgatgaggcctctTCTCAAAGTGGTGGGTCAACTGACCAGTGTTCTGTTACAGCAACACAGTCTGGACCTGGTGTTTCACCTCTTCTCACAAGTAGTCCAGGATCTGGGAATAGACGAAGTCCTGTTTCATCGAgtaaaggaaagggaaaagtaGACAAGATTGGCCAACTTTTACTGACTAAAGCATGCAAGAAAGTCACCGGCTCCcttgagaaaggagaagaacaaTATGCTTTGGATGGAGAAACAGAGGGTCAGGGACTAGAAATGTCAGTCCCAAATAGTTTGGGAACAGAGCAATCACCAGCagaactagaaaataaaactgtgacATCTCCAGCACCCAGTCTTATAAAACAGAGCACTTCTGGGCCTGGCAATCTGAGTGTTagcgctgctgctgcttctgcttctgtaTCTCCAAGCTTATCAACAAACACTCCTGCTACAAACGTACTGTCGGTTGTAACCACTCCAGCAGTCCCAGAACTTGTACCTGCAGCACCAAGTACTAATGGTAGTAACCATGGCAATTTGTCAGCAGAGCAAAGTGGAATTGGTTTGGtggaggaaaaaacaggagCACATCAGGAACTGCTCCAAAATACAG CATCCTCTCATCATTTAGCccagaaaaaaagttcagttaCAACATCAGAAAGTACTGTTCAAAGAACAG